Part of the Echeneis naucrates chromosome 18, fEcheNa1.1, whole genome shotgun sequence genome is shown below.
GCCCGGCCCACCGCCTGTGcttcacacacacctccagGTATCTGAGATTAACCGACCCTTGTCCTTCAGCTCAGCAGGTGCTAGCGTCCGTCATTCCAACCCTCCATCATGGCAGATAAAAACACCAGGATCGCCATCGTCAATCATGACAAATGCAAACCCAAGAAATGCCGTCAGGAGTGCAAAAAGAGCTGCCCTGTAGTCCGTATGGGTGAGTGATCTGTCCCTGATAAAAACACCAGCGCTCCACAGAACAGGGATCTGAccgatgtgtgtgtttgcaggtaaACTGTGTATCGAGGTGACTCCGCAGAGTAAGATTGTGTGGatctcagagtctctgtgtatAGGCTGTGGTATCTGCATCAAGGTATGAAACCCTGCTGGGTCAGTTACAGATACTGCTGATTTCTCtttcataaaacacaatcatGTGTTGTTATACTTAAACAGTTAAATCACCATCTACATCAGGATTTGTCCCCGAGGATAAAGGATAGGAGTCTAGTTGTTGCTGACGccgtttgttggtttttgtagAAATGTCCTTTCGGCGCTTTGTCAATCGTCAACCTGCCCAGCAACCTGGAAAAGGAAACCACACACAGATACTGCGCCAACTCCTTCAAACTGCACCGGTACGCTGCAGAAAACACTGTTTTACTTCACGTGACCGTTGGGAGTGTTTCCCGTTCATACAGCTGAATGTCGCCTGGATCTTaacctgtgcgtgtgtgtgtgtgtgtgtgtgcgtgcgcagaCTGCCCATCCCCAGGCCTGGTGAGGTTCTGGGGCTGGTGGGGACCAATGGTATTGGGAAGTCCACAGCACTGAAGATCCTGGCTGGAAAACAGAAACCCAACCTGGGGAAATATGatgtgagtacacacacacacacagctgtgttttgtgACATGTCTGTGCTGAGCAGATAAATGTGGGTGTAGCTGCTTTGAGACCAAAGATCAGATACtgagtgctttttcttttgtcaggtTCATGTTCAGAATAAACAGATGAGGCCACAAATGTTTAAACCGCATTTATGACCAGTATCGATGTTAATCTTTAGTATGTTGTGTATGTCATACATGTTGAAACATATCAGCCTCCAAATATCACATCTTTAGAGCCTTCagtcagataaagatagaaacatcagatcagctctagaacagcccaaacacatgagagtaacttttttctttggaaaagaaggaaacattcagtgtttttaagtTAGTTTTTTTCTGGGTGAATTTGTGTCCTAAACTCTGAGATGccaccatgtttgttttttccatccCAGAATCCTCCAGACTGGCAGGAGATCTTGACCTACTTCAGAGGGTCTGAGCTGCAGAACTACTTCACCAAAATCCTGGAGGACGACCTGCGGGCCATCGTCAAGCCGCAGTACGTCGACCAGATCCCAAAGACGGTCAAGGTAAACGAACCCTcgtcctcagctgctgcagctgcagtgagtTGGTGGGCTGtaattcttcttctctgcctgcAGGGGTCAGTGGGGGCCATCCTGAGCAGGAAAGACGACACAGATACACAAGACCTCGTCTGTCAACAGCTGGGtaacaaacacgcacacactttgaCGGTTTGAGAGCGGCTGGGAGAAAACTGACTATCATTTTTGTGACCGGGtggtttttatgttgtttccGGGCAGATCTGAGTCACCTGCGGGAGAGGAATGTGGAGGATTTGTCTGGTGGAGAGCTGCAGAGGTTCGCCTGCGCCGTCGTCTGCATCCAGAGGGCCGACATGTGAGGACACGAGCCGTCACCATTACGTGTTAATTGTTGGTCGACTTTACGGCACGCCGACACTGATGCCTcgtttcctgtttttctgctgcagtttcatgTTTGACGAACCGTCCAGTTACCTGGATGTGAAACAGAGGCTGAAGGCCGCCATCACCATCCGTTCCCTCATCACTCCGGACAGGTTGGACCCCTCGTCTGAAGGAATAATCCCACATTTGGGACAGCGGATGGTGTGATTAATGTGCCTGTGTTCAATTCTAGGTACATCATTGTGGTGGAGCACGACCTGAGCGTGCTGGACTACCTGTCCGACTTCATCTGCTGCCTGTATGGCGTCCCCAGCGCCTACGGCGTGGTCACCATGCCCTTCAGCGTCCGAGAGGGTAAAACgctcaaaacacacaaaaagcaacaaatatcAGGCACAAAGTTCACAAAAACAGTCTTCAGAATATCACATCAAatttcatcctccatctttgatagcGCCATCAGAGTCACGTTTCTACATCGGccactcctattggctccagtgatgtcacagcctaTCAGAGCGTCTCCTTCAGAGGATTACTTTCTTTGCTGTGACGTCTTGAATTCATAGACTCATCAGTTTGTTCTTCCTTGTTCAGGTATCAACATCTTTCTGGACGGTTATGTTCCCACCGAGAATCTCAGGTTCCGTGAGACCTCATTGGTCTTCAAAGTGGCTGAAACAGCCaatgaggaggaagtgaagagaCTGCGACACTACCAGGTCAGCGTTTCCTCCTCATGCTGATGGAGTCACATCAGATGGACAGACCTTTGACCTGTTGTCTTTTGTCGTTTAGTATCCGAACATGGCGAAGACGATGGGCGAGTTCACGTTGGAGATCAAAGGAGGAGAGTTCACGGACTCGGAGATCATGGTGATGCTGGGAGAGAACGGTACGTTTGGGCCAGAGACCCTGAACCTGCAAGGATTAGTTCTGA
Proteins encoded:
- the abce1 gene encoding ATP-binding cassette sub-family E member 1 yields the protein MADKNTRIAIVNHDKCKPKKCRQECKKSCPVVRMGKLCIEVTPQSKIVWISESLCIGCGICIKKCPFGALSIVNLPSNLEKETTHRYCANSFKLHRLPIPRPGEVLGLVGTNGIGKSTALKILAGKQKPNLGKYDNPPDWQEILTYFRGSELQNYFTKILEDDLRAIVKPQYVDQIPKTVKGSVGAILSRKDDTDTQDLVCQQLDLSHLRERNVEDLSGGELQRFACAVVCIQRADIFMFDEPSSYLDVKQRLKAAITIRSLITPDRYIIVVEHDLSVLDYLSDFICCLYGVPSAYGVVTMPFSVREGINIFLDGYVPTENLRFRETSLVFKVAETANEEEVKRLRHYQYPNMAKTMGEFTLEIKGGEFTDSEIMVMLGENGTGKTTFIRMLAGGLKPDGGGEVPILNVSYKPQTISPKFKGSVRALLHEKIRDAYTHPQFITDVMKPLQIESIIDQDVQNLSGGELQRVALTLCLGKPADVYLIDEPSAYLDSEQRLMAARVIKRYILHAKKTAFVVEHDFIMATYLADRVIVFDGIPSKKTAANTPQSLLAGMNRFLSLLEITFRRDPNNFRPRINKLNSIKDTEQKKSGNYFFLDD